A DNA window from Parus major isolate Abel chromosome 9, Parus_major1.1, whole genome shotgun sequence contains the following coding sequences:
- the PXYLP1 gene encoding 2-phosphoxylose phosphatase 1 isoform X2, protein MLFRNRFLFLLALAALLAFLSLSLQFLHLIPVNPVREDGLNPKSRKRIMPDLLTEPPVIDPVYEAHVYCNIPTIAERSMEGHAPHYFKLVSVQVLIRHGDRYPLYAIPKTKRPDIDCMLVPSRKPSHPQLEAFIKHMSKGSAAQMDGSLSSLPHFPSHSLCEMGELTQTGVVQHLRNGQLLREIYINKHKLLPGDWTAKQLYLETTGKSRTLQSALALLYTFLPDFDWKKINMRHQWSTIFCSASCDCPMRNHYLEEEQRRQYSLRVKNSNLEKIYVDMAKIVGIPTRQLRASNPIDSLLCYFCHNVSFPCTKAGCIGMEHFKVIKRHQLEDERERQQKKLYFLYALLATHPLLNQTVNRLQRIAEGKKEEVFVLYSAHDVTLSPVLSALGITEARFPRFAARLVFELWQDGKRPKEHFIRILYNGADVTFQTSFCKDHYKRSNKPMCPLEKFVDFVKRDMFLIFNSTSYYDACHRRAL, encoded by the exons ATGCTTTTCCGAAACCGTTTTCTGTTCTTGCTGGCCTTGGCAGCCTTATTAGCCTTTTTGAGCCTGAGTCTACAATTCT TGCATTTAATCCCAGTAAACCCTGTCAGGGAAGATGGGTTGAATCCTAAGAGCCGGAAGAGAATAATGCCTGATTTGCTGACGGAGCCTCCTGTCATAGACCCCGTTTATGAAGCTCATGTTTACTGCAATATCCCCACCATTGCTGAGCGCAGCATGGAAG GTCATGCCCCTCATTATTTTAAGCTGGTGTCAGTTCAAGTGCTGATTCGACACGGCGATAGGTATCCTCTGTATGCCATTCCCAAGACAAAGAGACCTGACATCGACTGTATGTTGGTGCCCAGCAG GAAACCTTCTCATCCTCAGCTTGAAGCCTTCATTAAGCATATGTCCAAAGGGTCTGCAGCCCAAATGGATGgttctctgagcagcctgccTCACTTCCCCAGTCATTCCCTGTGTGAAATGGGAGAGCTTACACAGACAG GGGTTGTACAACATCTGCGAAACGGACAGCTGCTCCGAGAAATTTATATCAACAAACACAAGCTGCTCCCTGGTGACTGGACAGCCAAGCAGCTCTACCTGGAGaccacagggaaaagcagaaccCTGCAGAGCGCATTGGCGCTGCTCTACACCTTTCTGCCAGATTTTgactggaagaaaattaacatgAGGCACCAGTGGAGCACCATTTTTTGCTCGGCAAGCTGCGACTGTCCCATGAGAAACCACTacctggaggaggagcagcGCAGGCAGTACAGCTTACGGGTGAAAAACAGCAATCTGGAGAAAATATATGTGGATATGGCAAAGATTGTGGGCATTCCCACCAGGCAGCTGAGAGCTTCTAACCCAATAGATTCTCTCTTGTGCTATTTCTGTCATAATGTCTCGTTTCCCTGTACCAAAGCTGGCTGCATTGGTATGGAACACTTCAAAGTAATCAAGAGACACCAGTTGGAGGATGAGAGagaaagacagcaaaagaaACTTTACTTCTTGTATGCACTATTGGCTACTCATCCCCTCCTCAACCAGACTGTCAATCGGCTGCAGCGTATTGCAGAAGGCAAGAAGGAAGAGGTGTTTGTTCTCTACTCTGCACATGATGTCACCTTGTCACCTGTTCTTAGTGCCTTGGGCATTACAGAGGCCAGATTTCCCAGATTTGCTGCCAGATTAGTTTTTGAGTTGTGGCAGGATGGGAAGAGGCCCAAAGAACACTTTATCCGCATCCTGTACAACGGTGCTGATGTCACATTCCAGACCTCGTTTTGCAAGGATCATTATAAACGTTCCAACAAGCCAATGTGCCCACTAGAAAAATTTGTCGACTTTGTCAAGAGGGATATGTTCCTAATTTTTAACAGTACAAGCTACTATGATGCATGTCATAGGAGAGCACTGtag
- the PXYLP1 gene encoding 2-phosphoxylose phosphatase 1 isoform X1 — protein MATCAAASQTVWSYKGKQQWKSVLLLIFLILVHLIPVNPVREDGLNPKSRKRIMPDLLTEPPVIDPVYEAHVYCNIPTIAERSMEGHAPHYFKLVSVQVLIRHGDRYPLYAIPKTKRPDIDCMLVPSRKPSHPQLEAFIKHMSKGSAAQMDGSLSSLPHFPSHSLCEMGELTQTGVVQHLRNGQLLREIYINKHKLLPGDWTAKQLYLETTGKSRTLQSALALLYTFLPDFDWKKINMRHQWSTIFCSASCDCPMRNHYLEEEQRRQYSLRVKNSNLEKIYVDMAKIVGIPTRQLRASNPIDSLLCYFCHNVSFPCTKAGCIGMEHFKVIKRHQLEDERERQQKKLYFLYALLATHPLLNQTVNRLQRIAEGKKEEVFVLYSAHDVTLSPVLSALGITEARFPRFAARLVFELWQDGKRPKEHFIRILYNGADVTFQTSFCKDHYKRSNKPMCPLEKFVDFVKRDMFLIFNSTSYYDACHRRAL, from the exons ATGGCtacttgtgctgctgcttctcagacTGTTTGGAGCTACAAGGGAAAACAGCAATGGAAATCAGTTTTATTGCTTATCTTTCTGATTTTAG TGCATTTAATCCCAGTAAACCCTGTCAGGGAAGATGGGTTGAATCCTAAGAGCCGGAAGAGAATAATGCCTGATTTGCTGACGGAGCCTCCTGTCATAGACCCCGTTTATGAAGCTCATGTTTACTGCAATATCCCCACCATTGCTGAGCGCAGCATGGAAG GTCATGCCCCTCATTATTTTAAGCTGGTGTCAGTTCAAGTGCTGATTCGACACGGCGATAGGTATCCTCTGTATGCCATTCCCAAGACAAAGAGACCTGACATCGACTGTATGTTGGTGCCCAGCAG GAAACCTTCTCATCCTCAGCTTGAAGCCTTCATTAAGCATATGTCCAAAGGGTCTGCAGCCCAAATGGATGgttctctgagcagcctgccTCACTTCCCCAGTCATTCCCTGTGTGAAATGGGAGAGCTTACACAGACAG GGGTTGTACAACATCTGCGAAACGGACAGCTGCTCCGAGAAATTTATATCAACAAACACAAGCTGCTCCCTGGTGACTGGACAGCCAAGCAGCTCTACCTGGAGaccacagggaaaagcagaaccCTGCAGAGCGCATTGGCGCTGCTCTACACCTTTCTGCCAGATTTTgactggaagaaaattaacatgAGGCACCAGTGGAGCACCATTTTTTGCTCGGCAAGCTGCGACTGTCCCATGAGAAACCACTacctggaggaggagcagcGCAGGCAGTACAGCTTACGGGTGAAAAACAGCAATCTGGAGAAAATATATGTGGATATGGCAAAGATTGTGGGCATTCCCACCAGGCAGCTGAGAGCTTCTAACCCAATAGATTCTCTCTTGTGCTATTTCTGTCATAATGTCTCGTTTCCCTGTACCAAAGCTGGCTGCATTGGTATGGAACACTTCAAAGTAATCAAGAGACACCAGTTGGAGGATGAGAGagaaagacagcaaaagaaACTTTACTTCTTGTATGCACTATTGGCTACTCATCCCCTCCTCAACCAGACTGTCAATCGGCTGCAGCGTATTGCAGAAGGCAAGAAGGAAGAGGTGTTTGTTCTCTACTCTGCACATGATGTCACCTTGTCACCTGTTCTTAGTGCCTTGGGCATTACAGAGGCCAGATTTCCCAGATTTGCTGCCAGATTAGTTTTTGAGTTGTGGCAGGATGGGAAGAGGCCCAAAGAACACTTTATCCGCATCCTGTACAACGGTGCTGATGTCACATTCCAGACCTCGTTTTGCAAGGATCATTATAAACGTTCCAACAAGCCAATGTGCCCACTAGAAAAATTTGTCGACTTTGTCAAGAGGGATATGTTCCTAATTTTTAACAGTACAAGCTACTATGATGCATGTCATAGGAGAGCACTGtag
- the PXYLP1 gene encoding 2-phosphoxylose phosphatase 1 isoform X3, producing MPDLLTEPPVIDPVYEAHVYCNIPTIAERSMEGHAPHYFKLVSVQVLIRHGDRYPLYAIPKTKRPDIDCMLVPSRKPSHPQLEAFIKHMSKGSAAQMDGSLSSLPHFPSHSLCEMGELTQTGVVQHLRNGQLLREIYINKHKLLPGDWTAKQLYLETTGKSRTLQSALALLYTFLPDFDWKKINMRHQWSTIFCSASCDCPMRNHYLEEEQRRQYSLRVKNSNLEKIYVDMAKIVGIPTRQLRASNPIDSLLCYFCHNVSFPCTKAGCIGMEHFKVIKRHQLEDERERQQKKLYFLYALLATHPLLNQTVNRLQRIAEGKKEEVFVLYSAHDVTLSPVLSALGITEARFPRFAARLVFELWQDGKRPKEHFIRILYNGADVTFQTSFCKDHYKRSNKPMCPLEKFVDFVKRDMFLIFNSTSYYDACHRRAL from the exons ATGCCTGATTTGCTGACGGAGCCTCCTGTCATAGACCCCGTTTATGAAGCTCATGTTTACTGCAATATCCCCACCATTGCTGAGCGCAGCATGGAAG GTCATGCCCCTCATTATTTTAAGCTGGTGTCAGTTCAAGTGCTGATTCGACACGGCGATAGGTATCCTCTGTATGCCATTCCCAAGACAAAGAGACCTGACATCGACTGTATGTTGGTGCCCAGCAG GAAACCTTCTCATCCTCAGCTTGAAGCCTTCATTAAGCATATGTCCAAAGGGTCTGCAGCCCAAATGGATGgttctctgagcagcctgccTCACTTCCCCAGTCATTCCCTGTGTGAAATGGGAGAGCTTACACAGACAG GGGTTGTACAACATCTGCGAAACGGACAGCTGCTCCGAGAAATTTATATCAACAAACACAAGCTGCTCCCTGGTGACTGGACAGCCAAGCAGCTCTACCTGGAGaccacagggaaaagcagaaccCTGCAGAGCGCATTGGCGCTGCTCTACACCTTTCTGCCAGATTTTgactggaagaaaattaacatgAGGCACCAGTGGAGCACCATTTTTTGCTCGGCAAGCTGCGACTGTCCCATGAGAAACCACTacctggaggaggagcagcGCAGGCAGTACAGCTTACGGGTGAAAAACAGCAATCTGGAGAAAATATATGTGGATATGGCAAAGATTGTGGGCATTCCCACCAGGCAGCTGAGAGCTTCTAACCCAATAGATTCTCTCTTGTGCTATTTCTGTCATAATGTCTCGTTTCCCTGTACCAAAGCTGGCTGCATTGGTATGGAACACTTCAAAGTAATCAAGAGACACCAGTTGGAGGATGAGAGagaaagacagcaaaagaaACTTTACTTCTTGTATGCACTATTGGCTACTCATCCCCTCCTCAACCAGACTGTCAATCGGCTGCAGCGTATTGCAGAAGGCAAGAAGGAAGAGGTGTTTGTTCTCTACTCTGCACATGATGTCACCTTGTCACCTGTTCTTAGTGCCTTGGGCATTACAGAGGCCAGATTTCCCAGATTTGCTGCCAGATTAGTTTTTGAGTTGTGGCAGGATGGGAAGAGGCCCAAAGAACACTTTATCCGCATCCTGTACAACGGTGCTGATGTCACATTCCAGACCTCGTTTTGCAAGGATCATTATAAACGTTCCAACAAGCCAATGTGCCCACTAGAAAAATTTGTCGACTTTGTCAAGAGGGATATGTTCCTAATTTTTAACAGTACAAGCTACTATGATGCATGTCATAGGAGAGCACTGtag